The Candidatus Malacoplasma girerdii genome has a segment encoding these proteins:
- a CDS encoding phosphoesterase, with protein sequence MKRILLMSDTHGINEAKIEEILKINDYDLAVHCGDYCTEIEWMKKHFDYFVNGNNDYYGSKELNEIHFKFNGLNFIVNHGHMFYDFSYETWLNNLHEHLIRFNGDILLFGHSHIYTEKKFNDDKCVFNPGSLFLPRDGFKSYMIIKIDNKKKISCLRKIIR encoded by the coding sequence ATGAAACGTATTTTACTCATGTCAGATACTCACGGAATTAATGAGGCTAAAATTGAAGAGATTTTAAAAATCAATGACTATGATTTAGCTGTTCATTGTGGTGATTACTGTACTGAAATTGAATGAATGAAAAAACATTTTGATTACTTTGTTAATGGGAATAATGATTACTACGGTTCAAAGGAGTTAAATGAAATCCATTTTAAATTTAATGGATTAAATTTTATTGTAAATCATGGACACATGTTTTATGATTTTTCCTATGAGACATGACTTAATAATTTACATGAGCACTTAATTCGTTTTAACGGCGATATTTTACTCTTTGGTCATAGTCATATTTATACTGAAAAGAAATTCAATGATGATAAATGTGTCTTCAATCCTGGTTCTCTTTTTTTACCTCGTGATGGGTTTAAGAGTTACATGATTATTAAAATTGATAATAAGAAAAAAATTAGTTGTCTACGTAAAATAATTCGTTAA